tcgccaccgaactttggtaagtaaccaaatgctcatcccgcttcgtaaaacttgagttcgcaatgactagatcgaaagccttggcgaATTCCAACAGcgaaatgccccctccgttccgctccccgaaaccaaagccgtcatgcacctcagtgtacccatctgcagatgacccaatatgaccattgaaatctcctcctatgaataacctctcagaaggcggtatactacgaacaatctcatccaacccctcccaaaaaccCCTTGTAATATTttcatccaagcctgcttgcggtgcgtacgcgctaacgacatttaaagaaATCATAAAAGAGGCGTGGGCTACAAAAAGAGAATTAAATATTCGTCCTTTTATGTTTTTGCTCATAAAGCATGGAAATAAAAGCCTATGGAACAACCATTTACGTCACCAGAGAACAACCATGCATGCGACTTTAATTGCATTAATTATTGCTACCAATGAACCAAACGCAACCGCATGCAATTCCCATTTGTAATTCACTTAAGATGTCTTGCAAACCTACTATTTGTATTGCAATATTTTAAATAGCATAAGTTATTTCATGTGGTATAGAAAATATATTTACAATCAGGTTATTTATAAAgtaattataaataaaattttgTTAGAATTAACTGATAGTTAACTTTGTAAAATGGTAACTTGTCTGTTACTACAGGTTAAACTAAAACAATAATAGTGCAAAGTTTTCTTAAACTGTAttttaaatcaaaagaaaaatttaaaaattgaaaagctTGGACACGGAAGACTAGATAAGCCGACAGGTATGTTTGCTTAATAAAACAAGTGAACAATATAACAGAGGTAGCTATCACTAATTATTTAcacactatcttttatttttatttattttttgggtagggggggggggggaattggtCTGTAAGTGCCTAATTTGGTTGTGGGCCTCTGTCAATGATAAGCTCATCATTTGCCCAACTTCTTTATTACATTAGAATCCACCAGGTAGTGAGGGGTTTGGCGTACAATCGTACATCACTAATTGTTTATTACTACTACAATATCAAAACGTTAAATACATGTGTATATTGCAGGAAATCAAAATATTACCTCCTCATTTATCTAAATTTGAAATGATGTGCTAATTTGTTTACACGTTACATTGGAAATATATGCAGGTAATTCCCTTTTACAAGTATTTTCTGTACTCCTTAACATGAGCATATACCGAAGGAAGTGCAGATATACCGATTTTTGGGTTATCATTGAAGTCAGAGTCGTATGGCATAAAAATTTGCAAAATTTACCCATTCCGGAATACGTATCAGAATTCGCATTTTATCATTTCAGattttacaaatttaattttcaGAATCGGATCCGAAACTCTTCTCCTCAATGCAACTTCAGAATCGGATCTGAAGTTCTTCTACCTCTTCAATGCAATTTCAGAATTGTGATCTGAAGTTCTTCAATGTTTTAAATGCAACTTCAGAATCAGGATCTAAAGTTCTTAAATGCAACTTCAGAATCGAGATCTGAAGTTCTTGTAACTTTTTAATGTAACTTCAAGATCAAATCTAACTATTTACCCAAAAATATATTTCTTGGTCAAAGTAAATATCAAGAGAAAATccggttactgataatcaagatTTACTTCACTTTCTCAATAATTTGAAGAATAaaacaaataatgaaaataatTGGCAATGAAAGAAAATACGGTGTAGATTGATAATAACTCCAGAATTGCGGTTAGAACCTTATGAATAAAGTAAAGAATGATTGCATATAATTTAATAATAACAGATGCCATTACAAATGAGGACGAAGTCCTTATATAGAAGTACACAATTATAACGGTTTTCTTACttaattcgagcttgttaatgacATTAATTGCCTTGATTACCCGTTATCATATATAATTGTAACGAAAGTATTTATGGCTGAAGATTTCCCATAACTGTGATTAATGTCGATTTGCCTTCCTTATTTATGATAAGTCCGTGCATCTTCTCTCCTTAATGGTCTTTATCCATTCCGCTCCTATTTTTTCTTTTACAGCTCTCAGATCTGGTTCCTCTCTTAGAGTAAACCCAGGGGTGTTCCTCCCGTGCTTTCTCGAATTCTTTAACTCGTCTAATTAAGAATTCCACCTGTTTCAATATTGATGGTCCACGTGTCTTGCCTTGTCACCTTGATGATAGTCCATGTGCCGTGCCTTTTTCCACCAATACACTAACATTTTTCTATCTCTCTAGAGGTTCATGAAGAAGTAGCAAAGAAGCaatggcaaaaaaaaaaagaaggaaacaacCCAGCACCAGAGAAGAagcaaaagaagagaaaagaagcaGCAGCACCAGAGAAGAAAGTGTATATGAAGTTACCTAAATATTGGATGCTAATAACTTTTATTAAAAGTGAGTACAAGTTAAATGGAAGCGATCAAAAAAGACGCCCATAAAAGTTTTTAAGCATATACcttctaatagcctgtttggccaagcttctccaagtcaaaaatactttttttcaaagttgaagtaTTTGGTCAAGCTTTTAGAGGAAAAAAGTGCATTTGAGTAGAAGCATAAGcaattttggagaagcagaaaaaagtagcttctcttcaaaagcacttttttgaaacacttttgagaaaaatacacttagaagtaatttttaaaagcttggccaaacactgctactcagaagtgcttttcaaataaattagccaaacacaaactacttctcaccaaaagtacttttgaaaaaaatgtttttggGAAAAAGctcttctcaaaataagctgatttttgcagcttggccaaacatgctataaTAATCCTATTCCAATGTAGTGGTTGATTTAACAATTTTCTCCATATATTAGTGTCCAGGAGATTGCATTTGAATCGATAACTGGGTTGGGTCTTCAAATTTTGCTTGGGCCAAGATGCCGAGCATGTCAATTTGGGCTAAATAATGGGCTATTATCAACCATCAAAACTAATTAAATACtctctccgttccaatttatgtgaatctatttgaTTGAgcatgaagtttaagaaaaaatgaagacttttgaaatttgtggtcttaaaaaAGGCCCCAGAGTATTTATGTGGTTgtaaagcttctcattaagggtagaattataactttaagctaaattgttgccaaatttagaaaggattcattctttttggaacggaccaaaaaggaaatagattcacataaactggaacagagggagtatcattcttaatttatttagttgttcttttattatttgatgaaattaaaaaaaaaagacttttcttttatttatatcaAGCCAACCAGATCTAAAAGAcactattattttttgttttgacaATTTTTCTTATTGATCAATTTGTATTATGTATATAGGTCGCACAAATTGGCCAAACTTCTAGATAGACTGAATTGAGTTATGTTAAAGTTGTCCGGCTAACGAAAATATGCTCTACTCCTGTCATACTTGAATTGAACAAGTTAGTCGCATCATATTTTTATGGACCAATTTACAAGCGAATATGTTTTGCGGTGGGAACTTCAAACCAAAAGATAACTTCTTGTGCTCTAAGGCTTGCTGCTTGAGATTACTTTAGTTGAAATGAGTTCTGTTCGTTGCATATATACTTTCACACATCTTGCATGGAAGCCATACACTAGTAGAATAGTTAGCCGTAGGAAAGGCTAACTATTTTATAAATCAAAATAGAAAATTTAACTCAATGAACTTTGGAGAAAAAGTTGCTTTTATTGCTACAAAAGAAAATCCAACACACAGCTAGCCTCTCTATGTATCAACACCCATTTTTATCTATCTGAGTACAAGAAAAAGCTAAGGTGAAACATGAGCTAATGAAGATCTAACTCATTAACTTGTGTATAAACACACTTTAGGATTAGGAAAGAGTAAAACAAAGGAATGGCAAGAATTTGTGCAATAGTGCACTGAAATCAATGCCAATTCCAAACTCGAAGTTCTAATTTGTCTTAAGCAGCTTCCACAGTTAAGCAGCTTCCACAGTTTGTAGCTTGGGCGGCGTGTTCTCATGAGCTTTGGCTGCACATGTATTATCATGTGGACACGACGCTACGTGAGCTTTATCTGAGCAAACCATTAAACCAAGTTTCACAATGTCAATAATCTGTTCTTGTGTTAGTTCTGGAAGCTTCTTGTTGTTGTTCATGTTCTCGTCCAACAAAATGACTGCTTGCTTTTGTATCTCTGGAAGTTTCTGCTCCTTTAGGATTGCGTTCTCTTTTTTGCTGTATATTACGTAGAGAACTATTTGGAGAATACCAAAGATGAATCCCAATACGTTTGGAGCCTACAAAAGATAACGTAATTAGACTTACATTGATAAGATGAAAGAAATTTTACGTACATGGATACATGCAATTGAAGAACTTACAGCTATGTTGATGTCCTTAAGTAGAAGACCATAGAAGAACCACATCACTGCACTTAACGTGAGAAACACTGATAGGAGTAATGGCATGTATTCCACACTCTTTGTTTTTATTACTTTTCTCTGCATAAAATGAGAAAAATTATCAGCATTATATTCTTCACGGATGAAATTTTTTTTAGAGAAGACGACCATGTTTGAAATATTTGTATGTAAAAGCTCACCACAATGCCTAAGGGTGCTACGAACACACATAAGGAAAATACAAGGCAAATCCATCCAACTACTTGCCCTCGAACTGCACCTTTGAATAGAAATTGGGTAACGAGAACTATAGCACCAAAGCCACCCACCACTGACAATAGGAGCATCTTCACAGTTTGGACCTGCATCAAATAAATTGTGAGGATTAAACTTATACAAAAACTCcataaaagagaaaaagaaaaactgtACTTGATTCGCTGAAAAATTTACCCTGGCTTTCTTTGGTGCGTAGAACAGATAGAAACCAACGTAGATAGTTTCAATGAAGACCCCAAAGGAGTTTATAGTGATGAGAAGGGTAGTGTTGGTCTTGAGAAATGCATAGTATATCCAAAGCATGGAACTGAATAGAGCAATCACGTATGGAATTGATTGATAACCTTCAGCTGATTTCTTCTTGTAAATTTTGTAAAACGTGGGCCTGACAAAAATGTGAAAATATAGTGTTAAATTAAAAGCCAAAAAAAAGTTaccatattaaaataaaaaagaaagcaaGTGGAAACTCACATTGGAGAAAGGAATACAATGAAGGAGACGATGTTACCTGCAAgtttcaaaaggaaaaaagaaaaacacgATGAGTTTAAAATACAAATTTCTGACCATATTTCACAAATTAAGGAAATGATTTAGGAGAAAGGTGCATGTAAATTACTATACTTGCTTAAACAATCGCTACGTAAATAACTAAAAGAATATGCTACTACGACTTAGTGACTATCACATTCACTACTTGTGGATGTGCTCATATTTACGAAAGGACCGATAATATGATTCATTATTACTATACATTACATGTGCACTGGGTTCACTAATATTCTTCTCTTGAAGAATACTATGACGAATTATTTGAACTGTGAAAATGATCAGAAGTAAGAAAAAACAATATGTCCGTCACAAGAAGAAGCAAGAAGGAAAAAGAGGCTATATTTACCAAGGACACCAAAAGCAAAAGCCCAGTGATCTGTAGAAAAACCAGCCATATTCTCTTTTTTGTATTTCTAACCAAAGAATTTCAAATGTATAGCACTCTCTCAATTGCTCGCTTACAAAGAGGTGCTAAGAGTTGCAAAAGACTAGCAAGTTTTACTTGACAGTGAAATGAGAAAGCCTCGGTTGATGTATTTATATAGGGCAAGGGGTGGGAAAGTAGGTGCTACAGTAAAAGATCTTTGGTTCTCTATTGTTAAtttgaacaaatattttatttaaaaattagcaAAAGAGCACTCTGAAGAGGTGCAATGGGCAATATCAATTTCAAGGGCCCCAATACTCTCTTTTATTATGTCATTACCCAATCCTTAGGGGCACTAAGGCTTACAACTCATGCTTTAATTTTTTGGAGGGGTTTGATTTTAATGTATTTCTCTACAAAATGAACTCTTCATCGGCAAAAAAAACAAAACCAGAAATGATTGAGGGACCAATTAATGGTTGCCATTTGGCATCAATAATAGAGTTTGGGACATGGAGTTGTGGCTCTATTTCATGAGAAGATCAATTTGCTGCAATGGCTGATGAAAAGCAGGATATGCTTCGCTTTACTAGACTTTATCTTGTCCTGGTGGGTTGTCATTTATCTGTATATAGTGTGTTACGTAAGTAAATAAATATATGGAACCAACTTTGTTTCTTAAATTTGTAAATTGCATGCTTGTTACATGGTTATCATATCATGCTTCTATTTACGTGAATTAGGCTTAATTGATGCCAGCCCACAACCACTAAACAAACCgtacaaaattttaaattttttatttttaactaCTTTTATCAGAGTATTAGGCCTTCTTTTTATTTCGTTTGGCTCGATAAGTTGTTGTTCTTTTGGTGCTCTGTGTTATTAAACAGCAAACTTTtccattttttccctttttctcttttttttcttggaTGAGATACATTTTCTTTAGACAAGAACGGACTAAACTTTAAGGTTTTGTGGACACTGTTCTCTCATATGTCATGCATGGATTAAGCTTTTCTCAATGATTGAACCAATTGATGTAATTTCATATCATCTTCCCCTCTTGCTTTATAATTTTTCTTTTGGGGATCGTGTTGAATGTACCGTTTG
This sequence is a window from Nicotiana sylvestris chromosome 3, ASM39365v2, whole genome shotgun sequence. Protein-coding genes within it:
- the LOC104214374 gene encoding bidirectional sugar transporter SWEET10-like, translating into MAGFSTDHWAFAFGVLGNIVSFIVFLSPMPTFYKIYKKKSAEGYQSIPYVIALFSSMLWIYYAFLKTNTTLLITINSFGVFIETIYVGFYLFYAPKKARVQTVKMLLLSVVGGFGAIVLVTQFLFKGAVRGQVVGWICLVFSLCVFVAPLGIVRKVIKTKSVEYMPLLLSVFLTLSAVMWFFYGLLLKDINIAAPNVLGFIFGILQIVLYVIYSKKENAILKEQKLPEIQKQAVILLDENMNNNKKLPELTQEQIIDIVKLGLMVCSDKAHVASCPHDNTCAAKAHENTPPKLQTVEAA